One Cucumis sativus cultivar 9930 chromosome 1, Cucumber_9930_V3, whole genome shotgun sequence DNA segment encodes these proteins:
- the CYP gene encoding cytochrome P450 CYP72A219: protein MDFRNWMIWFVFMVCLLRCGWRFLNWIWLTPKKLEKCLREQGFAGNSYRLYSGDLKDLVAMSEEAKSKPMNFSHDIAPRVIPSIHHTIEKYGKNSFVWLGPIPRVFIMDPEQLKAALSLYNDFQKPTINPLVKLLFDGLINHEGEKWVKHRKIVNHAFHFEKLKDMVPTMFESCNEMINTWEKMVSKDGSCELDVMPYLQNLAADVISRTAFGSTYEEGKVIFNHFKELICLTIQASNIVYIPGRRFLPTKSNNRMKKITKEIKTMLMNVIDKRQRTMKEGETMQSDDLLGILLESNFNEIKEHGNVNLGMSINDLIEECKIFYFAGQETTAVLLVWTMILLGSYTKWQDRARAEVLQVFGNNKPDFDGLNRLKIVTMILNEVLRLYSPASVLSRKLVKRETKLGNFTFPSGVMLSFPVILIHLDKEIWGEDANEFNPERFAEGVSKATKNQTGFFPFGWGPRICIGQNFAMIEAKIALSIILQHFSFELSPSYTHAPISILTTQPQHGAHIILHKL, encoded by the exons aTGGACTTCAGAAATTGGATGATATGGTTTGTGTTTATGGTGTGTTTATTGAGATGTGGATGGAGGTTTTTGAACTGGATTTGGTTAACGCCAAAGAAACTTGAGAAGTGCTTGAGAGAACAAGGATTCGCCGGAAATTCTTACCGTCTTTACTCCGGCGACTTGAAGGACTTAGTCGCCATGTCGGAAGAAGCTAAATCCAAACCCATGAACTTCTCGCATGATATTGCTCCACGTGTCATCCCATCCATACATCATACCATTGAGAAATATG GGAAGAATTCATTCGTATGGCTTGGACCAATTCCAAGAGTGTTCATCATGGACCCTGAGCAATTGAAAGCTGCTCTTTCTCTATACAATGACTTTCAAAAGCCAACCATTAACCCTCTTGTTAAGTTGCTTTTTGATGGACTTATTAATCATGAAGGAGAAAAATGggttaaacatagaaaaatagtCAACCATGCCTTTCATTTTGAGAAGTTGAAG GACATGGTGCCAACAATGTTTGAGAGTTGCAATGAGATGATTAACACATGGGAAAAAATGGTATCAAAAGATGGATCTTGTGAATTGGATGTGATGccttatttacaaaatttggcGGCGGATGTCATTTCTCGAACAGCATTTGGAAGTACTTACGAAGAAGgaaaagttatatttaatcatttcaaaGAATTGATTTGTTTGACCATTCAAGCTAGTAATATTGTTTACATACCAGGACGGAG GTTTCTACCAACAAAGTCCAACAATAGAATGAAAAAGATaactaaagaaataaaaactatgCTCATGAATGTTATCGATAAAAGGCAAAGAACAATGAAGGAAGGTGAAACTATGCAAAGTGATGATCTCTTAGGCATTCtcttagaatcaaatttcaatGAAATTAAAGAACATGGAAATGTGAACCTTGGAATGAGCataaatgatttgattgaagaatgcaaaattttttattttgctggCCAAGAAACCACAGCAGTGCTATTAGTTTGGACCATGATTTTGTTGGGTTCATATACAAAATGGCAAGATAGAGCAAGAGCTGAAGTCCTACAAGTCTTTGGCAACAACAAACCAGATTTTGATGGTTTAAATCGACTAAAAATT GTAACTATGATTTTGAACGAGGTTTTGAGATTATACTCACCAGCAAGTGTGCTTAGTCGTAAGCTTgttaaaagagaaacaaagcTTGGAAATTTTACATTTCCAAGTGGAGTGATGTTGAGCTTCCCTGTTATTCTTATCCATCTTGATAAAGAGATTTGGGGTGAAGATGCAAATGAATTTAATCCAGAAAGATTTGCGGAGGGAGTTTCAAAAGcaaccaaaaaccaaaccGGATTCTTCCCTTTCGGCTGGGGTCCTCGAATATGTATTGGacaaaattttgctatgaTTGAAGCCAAAATTGCATTGTCCATCATTTTACAACACTTCTCATTTGAGCTTTCTCCTTCCTATACTCATGCTCCTATATCCATTTTAACTACTCAACCTCAGCATGGAGCTCATATCATCCTACATAAGCTTTAG
- the LOC101218274 gene encoding serine/threonine-protein kinase EDR1 encodes MKHIFKKFHIGSNHEPNRSNENPSPVAAASSSPCVSDNRPATAPGQTSGNSPPSPSSSPSLATTSPGGGNVTQVSVPPNRSDYFSSEEEFQVQLALAISASNSDFRDDPEKDQIRAATLLSLGNHRIDSTARDQGDAAEVLSRQYWEYNVLDYEEKVVNGFYDVLSTDSAVQGKIPSLSDIEASFGSSGFEVVMVNMTIDPALEELVQIAQCIADCPGTEVRVLVQRLAELVMGHMGGPVKDAHFMLARWMERSTELRTSLHTSVLPIGSINIGLSRHRALLFKVLADSIKMPCRLVKGSHYTGVEEDAVNIIKLEDEREFLVDLMAAPGTLLPADIFNAKDTTNFKPYNPKVSRIPSLHHSNDVGISSAKPTSGLEEGSSQNFGAEAISLMDGKLGYGRTESVPSSSGTGTSRYKGAHFGDGNVRLNVNVVPFGQSSEDSKNLFADLNPFLIRGTGKSFIPNKFSDNKSEELQKPTIGHPPVPLWKNRFAFNAVPNKNEYDYMEGRFPRISRGPNDQNMALSSSNSTGSESVKPGGSGTSNDLSASVRSAEVGSSSSNMYAQPAFGMMEPNILPFIDEQNRKSNGEHSGNTDMEDEKVDAVDGRDNLIRFDNRRKFTYERSVGTNLILKDSGNPGLLVNPSSNRFEQVYDDVDVGQCEIQWEDLVIGERIGLGSYGEVYHADWNDTEVAVKKFLDQDFSGAALAEFKREVLIMRQLRHPNIVLFMGAVTRPPNLSIVTEFLPRGSLYRIIHRPNCQIDEKRRIKMALDVARGMNCLHTSNPTIVHRDLKSPNLLVDKNWNVKVSDFGLSRLKHNTFLSSKSTGGTPEWMAPEVLRNEPSNEKCDVYSFGIILWELATLRLPWSGMNPMQVVGAVGFRNQRLEIPKEVDPTVARIIWECWQTDPNLRPSFSQLANILKPLQRLVLPPHSDQPSSSVLQEISVNSTP; translated from the exons ATGAAACACATTTTCAAGAAGTTTCATATAGGAAGCAATCACGAGCCGAATCGGTCCAACGAGAATCCGTCGCCTGTAGCAGCAGCGTCGTCTTCACCATGTGTTTCTGATAACCGTCCTGCAACTGCTCCGGGTCAGACTTCCGGTAACTCTCCCCCCAGTCCTTCATCGTCGCCGTCGCTGGCAACAACTTCTCCAGGGGGTGGAAATGTAACTCAGGTTTCGGTACCTCCCAATCGGTCCGATTACTTTTCTTCAGAGGAGGAGTTTCAGGTTCAGCTTGCCCTAGCTATTAGCGCATCCAATTCGGACTTCCGGGATGATCCGGAGAAGGATCAAATTCGAGCTGCGACACTTTTGAGCTTGGGAAATCATCGGATTGATTCTACTGCCAGGGACCAGGGAGATGCTGCCGAGGTGCTCTCGAGACAATATTGG GAATACAATGTGCTTGACTATGAAGAAAAAGTGGTCAATGGGTTTTATGATGTTCTTTCTACGGATTCAGCAGTCCAAGGAAAAATTCCATCGCTATCTGATATTGAAGCAAGCTTTGGTAGTTCTGGCTTTGAAGTTGTGATGGTCAATATGACTATTGATCCTGCTCTAGAAGAGCTAGTGCAAATTGCTCAATGTATTGCAGATTGCCCTGGGACTGAGGTCAGGGTTTTGGTTCAGAGGCTTGCCGAGCTTGTTATGGGACATATGGGGGGACCTGTAAAGGACGCCCATTTTATGCTAGCAAGGTGGATGGAAAGAAGCACAGAGTTAAGGACTTCTCTTCACACCAGTGTATTGCCTATCGGTTCCATTAATATTGGCCTCTCAAGACATCGTGCATTGCTTTTCAAG GTGTTAGCTGACAGTATCAAGATGCCTTGTAGGCTTGTTAAAGGTAGTCACTATACCGGTGTTGAAGAAGATGCTGTCAACATTATAAAGTTGGAGGATGAAAG GGAGTTTTTGGTTGATCTAATGGCAGCTCCTGGAACACTTCTACCAGCAGACATATTTAATGCAAAGGACACTACTAACTTTAAGCCTTACAACCCTAAAGTAAGCAGAATTCCTTCTCTTCACCACTCCAATGATGTTGGAATTTCTTCTGCGAAACCAACATCGGGACTTGAGGAAGGCAGCAGTCAAAACTTTGGAGCAGAGGCCATCTCACTGATGGATGGGAAACTGGGCTATGGAAGGACAGAGTCTGTGCCATCAAGCTCAG GTACTGGGACTTCTCGATACAAAGGGGCCCATTTTGGTGACGGTAATGTTCGACTGAATGTCAATGTAGTTCCATTTGGTCAAAGTTCCGAGGATTCCAAAAATCTTTTTGCGGATCTTAATCCTTTCCTAATAAGAGGAACTGGAAAAAGTTTCATTCCTAACAAGTTCTCAGATAATAAAAGTGAGGAGCTCCAGAAACCTACTATTGGGCATCCTCCTGTACCATTATGGAAAAATCGGTTTGCTTTTAATGCAGTTCCCAATAAAAATGAGTACGATTATATGGAGGGCCGTTTTCCAAGAATCAGCCGTGGGCCTAATGATCAAAACATGGCATTATCTTCTTCCAATTCTACTGGCTCTGAAAGTGTTAAACCTGGTGGTTCAGGAACATCTAATGACTTGAGTGCATCGGTTAGAAGTGCTGAAGTTGGAAGTTCTTCATCAAATATGTACGCACAGCCGGCATTTGGAATGATGGAGCCTAATATTTTGCCCTTCATTGACGAACAGAACAGAAAGTCCAATGGAGAACATTCTGGAAATACAGACATGGAGGATGAGAAGGTAGATGCTGTTGATGGACGAGACAATTTAATCAGATTTGATAACCGTAGAAAGTTCACATACGAGAGATCTGTTGGAACCAATTTGATATTGAAGGATTCGGGAAATCCTGGCCTATTGGTCAATCCAAGTTCAAATAGGTTTGAGCAAGTTTATGATGATGTGGACGTAGGTCAATGTGAAATCCAATGGGAGGACCTCGTTATTGGTGAAAGGATTGGACTAG GTTCATATGGAGAAGTCTACCATGCTGATTGGAATGACACA GAGGTTGCTGTGAAGAAATTCTTAGACCAGGATTTTTCTGGTGCTGCTTTAGCTGAGTTCAAAAGAGAA GTATTGATAATGCGGCAGCTGCGTCATCCGAACATTGTTCTTTTTATGGGTGCTGTCACTCGTCCTCCCAACCTTTCCATTGTTACTGAGTTTCTTCCAAG AGGAAGCTTGTACCGGATCATTCACCGTCCAAATTGTCAAATTGATGAAAAGCGCAGAATAAAAATGGCCCTGGATGTG GCAAGGGGCATGAATTGCTTGCATACAAGTAATCCAACAATTGTTCACCGAGATCTGAAGTCACCAAATCTTTTGGTTGATAAGAACTGGAATGTGAAG GTGTCAGATTTTGGGTTGTCACGCCTAAAGCACAATACATTTTTATCATCCAAATCAACTGGAGGAACG CCTGAGTGGATGGCACCAGAAGTTCTTCGGAATGAGCCTTCAAATGAGAA GTGCGATGTTTATAGCTTTGGAATCATTCTATGGGAACTTGCTACATTGAGACTGCCTTGGAGTGGGATGAATCCTATGCAAGTTGTTGGAGCTGTAGGTTTCCGTAATCAGCGACTCGAAATACCCAAGGAAGTGGATCCCACGGTTGCAAGGATAATCTGGGAATGCTGGCAAAC TGATCCGAACCTGCGTCCCTCATTCTCACAATTAGCCAACATTCTGAAGCCACTGCAGCGGCTCGTCCTCCCACCACATTCGGACCAGCCAAGTTCGTCAGTACTGCAAGAGATCTCTGTAAATTCTACACCTTAG